A DNA window from Rossellomorea marisflavi contains the following coding sequences:
- a CDS encoding 2-keto-3-deoxygluconate permease gives MKIKSTLNRIPGGLMVVPLLLSATINTIAPDLLRIGNFTQALFVDGAGTLIALFLLCTGAQINVRNVGVSLGKGAVLLSVKWLVGAAVGLLAYMFAGENGLWLGLAPIAVIASMTNSNGGLYMALVGQYGDKTDRAAYSLLALNDGPFLTMVALSIFGAMGFVDGLFSVTAFISVLLPIIIGMILGNLDGEMRDFLNTGSSMLIPFFAFALGMGINFKAIVEGGLSGVALGLMTVFITGTAGYLVFKALKWNPIAGAAEGSTAGNAVATPAAIAAASAGFAANVEIATVQVAASVVTTAVLLPLYIAFLVKRLEKKGVRLPEDYSTDEKAAS, from the coding sequence ATGAAGATCAAATCAACCTTAAACCGAATCCCAGGTGGGTTGATGGTTGTACCTTTGTTGCTTTCTGCAACAATCAACACCATCGCTCCAGATCTGCTGAGGATCGGGAACTTCACACAAGCATTGTTCGTAGACGGTGCCGGTACGCTTATCGCTTTATTTCTATTATGTACCGGCGCACAGATCAACGTCAGGAATGTAGGGGTCAGTCTTGGAAAAGGAGCAGTGCTGTTATCCGTAAAATGGCTAGTAGGGGCGGCAGTTGGATTGCTAGCCTATATGTTTGCTGGTGAGAATGGACTTTGGCTGGGGTTGGCACCTATTGCCGTCATTGCCTCCATGACGAATAGTAACGGTGGACTTTATATGGCGCTTGTTGGCCAATACGGAGATAAGACGGACAGGGCGGCATACTCATTGCTTGCGTTGAATGACGGACCCTTCCTTACAATGGTAGCGCTCTCTATCTTCGGAGCCATGGGCTTTGTGGACGGATTATTCTCTGTCACTGCATTCATTTCGGTCCTGCTTCCCATCATCATCGGAATGATCTTGGGTAATCTCGATGGAGAAATGAGAGATTTCCTTAATACCGGTAGCTCTATGCTGATTCCGTTCTTCGCCTTTGCATTAGGGATGGGAATCAACTTCAAGGCTATTGTCGAAGGCGGATTATCAGGGGTTGCACTCGGGCTCATGACGGTATTCATAACAGGGACTGCAGGGTACTTGGTGTTCAAAGCACTGAAATGGAATCCGATTGCAGGAGCTGCTGAAGGGTCTACTGCGGGTAACGCCGTTGCAACGCCGGCGGCAATAGCAGCCGCCAGTGCAGGATTTGCAGCCAATGTGGAAATCGCGACCGTGCAAGTTGCAGCTTCCGTCGTGACGACAGCTGTCCTCCTGCCACTTTATATAGCGTTCCTAGTGAAACGCCTGGAGAAAAAAGGGGTACGGTTACCGGAGGACTACTCAACAGATGAAAAAGCAGCATCGTAG
- a CDS encoding four-carbon acid sugar kinase family protein — protein MEKWIAIVADDLTGANDSGVQLTEKGVPTSVLFDLPDHSQTLDQGIVIDTNGRALLREEAYKKTKEAAQFIKEAGYRTIYKKMDSTLRGHIGTELKAMKDVFQPEFVFISPAFPALHRTTKDGIHYIKDQRVSDTEISRDPKHPVKESSIPTLIENEIGEKVGLLKKTALINRETFEQIVRSFQSQGICYLVCDAETEEDLKLFSKWMLQLSSKVIWAGSAGLAEVLPDVLQLHSIPAERTITPSEQVVIVCGSLSLTTQKQVRTAAAKDDVIGVEVDTLKIFSPLWVEAQQVYLYQCKSAIEEGKHVAIFVPSNVEIREKVKQAGESLGFSSYQIGEEISTALAEIVRALANAYHHLNSFVLTGGDTAKETAKQLGGNGIRLIKQLEPGIPVGQLIGASRPLTVVTKAGAFGDDDSIYRAACELKGDIVYE, from the coding sequence ATGGAAAAATGGATCGCAATCGTAGCAGATGATCTGACGGGGGCAAACGACAGCGGGGTTCAGTTGACGGAAAAAGGGGTACCTACCTCCGTCCTGTTTGACCTTCCGGATCATTCTCAAACGCTTGACCAAGGTATTGTCATTGACACGAACGGACGCGCACTTCTTAGAGAAGAAGCCTATAAAAAAACAAAAGAGGCAGCGCAGTTTATTAAAGAAGCAGGTTATCGGACGATCTATAAAAAAATGGATTCTACTTTACGCGGACATATCGGCACCGAATTAAAGGCCATGAAAGACGTCTTTCAACCGGAATTCGTATTCATATCCCCGGCTTTCCCGGCCCTTCACCGTACAACAAAGGATGGAATCCATTACATCAAAGATCAGCGAGTATCAGACACTGAAATCTCACGGGACCCTAAGCATCCCGTGAAAGAATCTTCCATTCCGACATTGATTGAAAACGAGATTGGAGAAAAAGTCGGCCTACTAAAGAAAACAGCGCTAATAAATAGAGAAACGTTTGAACAAATCGTCAGGTCCTTTCAATCTCAAGGGATATGCTACTTGGTTTGTGATGCGGAAACGGAAGAAGACCTCAAACTGTTCTCCAAATGGATGCTGCAGCTATCATCAAAGGTGATCTGGGCAGGTTCAGCAGGACTGGCAGAGGTATTACCAGACGTACTTCAATTACATTCTATACCGGCAGAACGGACGATCACTCCTTCTGAACAAGTGGTCATCGTATGCGGAAGCCTATCGCTCACCACGCAAAAACAGGTGCGGACAGCTGCTGCCAAAGATGATGTGATCGGGGTAGAAGTAGATACACTGAAAATCTTCTCACCTCTTTGGGTGGAGGCTCAACAAGTCTATCTCTATCAGTGCAAGTCGGCCATTGAAGAGGGTAAGCACGTTGCAATCTTTGTGCCTTCGAACGTTGAAATCAGGGAGAAGGTTAAGCAGGCTGGAGAGTCCCTCGGATTTTCGTCCTATCAAATAGGAGAAGAAATCTCCACCGCACTGGCCGAAATCGTCCGGGCCCTTGCAAACGCCTATCACCACCTAAACAGCTTTGTGTTAACTGGAGGGGATACGGCGAAAGAAACTGCTAAACAATTGGGCGGCAATGGAATAAGGCTGATCAAGCAGCTTGAACCCGGAATCCCGGTGGGTCAGTTAATCGGGGCGTCTAGGCCCTTGACTGTCGTAACAAAAGCAGGGGCATTCGGAGATGATGATTCAATCTACCGAGCTGCCTGTGAATTGAAGGGAGATATCGTATATGAGTAA
- the ahpC gene encoding alkyl hydroperoxide reductase subunit C yields the protein MSLIGTEVLPFTAQAYHKGDFVEVTEENFKGKWSVVCFYPADFTFVCPTELGDLQDQYATLKDLGVEVYSVSTDTHFTHKAWHDHSDTINKIEYVMIGDPSQKISRNFDVLDEEEGLADRGTFIIDPDGVIQTVEINAGGIGRDASSLVNKIKAAQYVRKNPGEVCPAKWEEGSETLTPGLDLVGKI from the coding sequence ATGTCATTAATCGGAACTGAAGTTCTACCATTTACTGCACAAGCTTATCACAAAGGTGATTTCGTAGAGGTCACTGAAGAAAACTTCAAAGGTAAATGGAGCGTAGTCTGCTTCTACCCTGCAGATTTCACATTCGTATGCCCTACTGAACTTGGCGACCTACAAGATCAATATGCTACGCTTAAAGATTTAGGCGTTGAAGTATACTCCGTTTCTACAGATACACATTTCACTCATAAAGCATGGCATGACCATTCAGATACAATCAACAAAATCGAGTACGTGATGATTGGTGACCCTTCACAAAAAATCTCACGCAACTTCGACGTATTGGACGAAGAAGAAGGACTTGCTGACCGCGGTACATTCATCATCGATCCAGACGGCGTGATTCAAACAGTTGAAATCAATGCCGGCGGTATCGGACGTGACGCAAGCTCACTCGTAAACAAAATCAAAGCAGCACAATATGTGCGTAAAAACCCAGGTGAAGTTTGCCCGGCTAAATGGGAAGAAGGAAGCGAAACCCTTACACCAGGACTTGACCTAGTAGGTAAAATCTAA
- a CDS encoding 3-ketoacyl-ACP reductase, which yields MQSIKGKVALITGAGRGIGRATAEAFAKEGVHVGLVGRTIENLEKAADELKQYDVNVSFAAADVADLDGITKAVESIRAELGPIDILVNNAGISKFGGFMELTPDEWTNIIDVNVKGVYYTTRAVLPEMIERNTGDIINISSTAGQKGAPVTSAYSASKAAVIGLSESLMMEVRKKNIRVTTLTPSTVATDMAVDLKLTDGNPDKVMQAEDMADLMVAQLKLHPRVVLKHAGLWSNNP from the coding sequence ATGCAATCGATTAAAGGAAAAGTAGCGTTGATCACAGGAGCAGGTCGCGGTATCGGCCGCGCGACGGCGGAAGCCTTCGCCAAAGAAGGGGTCCACGTAGGACTTGTGGGACGCACTATTGAGAACCTCGAGAAAGCAGCAGACGAATTGAAGCAGTATGATGTCAATGTGTCCTTTGCGGCTGCTGACGTAGCAGATCTAGATGGCATCACAAAAGCAGTGGAATCGATCCGAGCTGAACTCGGTCCCATTGATATCCTCGTAAACAATGCAGGAATCTCTAAATTCGGCGGCTTCATGGAGCTCACACCGGATGAATGGACGAACATCATCGATGTCAACGTCAAAGGCGTATACTATACGACACGCGCCGTGCTTCCGGAAATGATCGAGCGCAACACCGGAGATATTATCAATATCTCCTCTACAGCAGGTCAAAAAGGGGCACCGGTCACAAGCGCATACTCTGCTTCCAAAGCGGCCGTCATCGGGTTGAGCGAATCCCTCATGATGGAAGTACGCAAAAAGAATATCCGCGTGACGACCCTGACACCTAGCACCGTGGCGACCGATATGGCCGTGGACTTGAAGCTGACTGACGGAAACCCGGATAAGGTCATGCAGGCAGAAGACATGGCGGACCTCATGGTGGCACAGCTCAAACTCCACCCCCGCGTGGTACTGAAGCATGCCGGACTGTGGTCGAATAATCCATAA
- a CDS encoding PhoX family protein has protein sequence MKKRVSIGLSITLLASGATSAFASEHHAHPHQKQIKNVEFQSMNAPTTIEDMVKTYTEASVKVTYKDGSVEETPLNYNQLFLSKDKIVDNKGEMIAAGTPIDANGNPIIDRSVPDQPSPYVSDAPDSNSFITINGKSYIISHYEYDSVDNAGEEISGLPASMTLTQVEKDEKTGELTVNHAKKIDFANVNGLWTPCNGSTTEWGTHLGSEEYEPDARAFEEDPSSDAHKDVTSFAERYFGDASKANPYFYGWIPEISVDDNGEASVVKHYSTGRFSHEMMQVLPDNKTALFGDDGNNTMMFMYVADKEKDFSAGTLYAAKFKQKSGENGGKGDLQWIKLGHSTDDEVKSIIDKGVTFSDIFETSEEPREGFTAVKTAASKKVEYLKVKPGMEKAAAFLESRRYGAILGATSEFNKMEGLSVNKKDKKAYMAISYQNSAMLKQPDAVQDDIQLPHLESGVTYQLNMAAGQKDQSKGKIDSRYVPASMEGLVIGKDLEKADAYGNTADSDKIANPDNLTYSEDMNTLFIGEDSDMHTNNFVWAYNVKTKKLSRILSVPVGAEATGLRAVENIENSRYLLSNYQHPGEKLGKKDITAVDKEALEKAMRDSIGIQETGGVGYVSGLPSNEGPQHKKQ, from the coding sequence ATGAAAAAACGCGTGTCCATCGGCCTATCCATCACACTTCTTGCTTCTGGAGCAACCTCTGCGTTCGCTTCCGAGCATCATGCTCATCCACATCAGAAACAGATCAAGAACGTCGAGTTCCAATCAATGAACGCACCGACCACCATTGAAGACATGGTCAAAACCTATACGGAAGCTTCCGTTAAAGTAACGTATAAAGATGGCAGCGTGGAAGAAACGCCGCTCAATTATAATCAGCTATTCCTATCTAAAGATAAGATCGTGGATAACAAAGGGGAGATGATTGCCGCCGGCACCCCGATCGATGCAAATGGTAACCCGATCATCGACCGGAGCGTACCCGATCAACCGTCACCTTACGTTTCAGACGCACCGGACTCAAATAGTTTCATCACCATCAATGGCAAATCCTATATCATTTCTCACTATGAATATGATTCCGTAGACAATGCAGGGGAAGAGATCTCCGGCTTACCAGCATCGATGACCTTGACCCAAGTGGAGAAAGACGAGAAAACAGGTGAATTGACCGTCAATCATGCAAAGAAAATCGATTTTGCCAACGTGAACGGTCTATGGACACCATGTAATGGCTCCACAACCGAATGGGGAACCCACCTTGGTTCCGAAGAGTATGAGCCTGACGCAAGGGCATTTGAAGAAGATCCTTCATCGGATGCACATAAAGACGTGACAAGCTTCGCTGAGCGCTACTTCGGTGATGCATCGAAAGCCAATCCGTATTTCTATGGATGGATTCCAGAAATTTCCGTGGACGATAACGGTGAAGCCTCGGTCGTGAAGCATTACAGCACGGGTCGCTTCTCTCATGAAATGATGCAGGTCCTTCCTGATAACAAGACCGCCCTCTTCGGAGATGACGGAAACAACACGATGATGTTCATGTATGTCGCAGACAAAGAGAAGGATTTCTCTGCCGGAACGCTGTATGCGGCCAAGTTCAAACAAAAAAGCGGTGAAAATGGCGGCAAGGGCGATCTTCAATGGATCAAGCTCGGCCACTCCACGGATGATGAGGTCAAATCCATCATCGACAAAGGTGTGACGTTCAGCGACATCTTTGAAACATCTGAAGAGCCTAGAGAAGGATTCACAGCCGTGAAGACTGCGGCAAGCAAGAAAGTCGAATACCTGAAAGTGAAACCAGGCATGGAAAAAGCAGCGGCATTCCTTGAGTCCCGCCGTTACGGGGCCATCCTCGGTGCCACCAGCGAGTTCAATAAGATGGAAGGCCTGAGCGTGAACAAGAAGGACAAGAAAGCCTATATGGCCATCTCTTACCAAAACAGTGCCATGCTGAAACAACCGGATGCCGTCCAGGATGACATCCAGCTGCCTCACCTCGAGTCCGGAGTCACGTACCAGCTCAACATGGCTGCCGGTCAAAAAGACCAGTCCAAAGGGAAGATCGACAGTCGCTATGTGCCTGCCAGCATGGAAGGTCTCGTCATCGGTAAAGACCTTGAAAAGGCCGATGCATACGGAAATACGGCGGATTCCGATAAAATCGCCAATCCGGACAACCTGACGTACTCAGAAGATATGAATACCCTCTTCATCGGTGAAGATAGTGACATGCATACGAATAACTTCGTCTGGGCTTACAACGTGAAGACGAAGAAGCTCTCCCGCATCCTATCTGTTCCGGTGGGAGCTGAAGCAACAGGACTGCGTGCCGTCGAAAACATCGAGAACTCCCGCTATTTGCTGAGCAACTACCAGCATCCAGGGGAAAAACTCGGTAAGAAAGACATCACAGCCGTTGATAAAGAAGCACTGGAAAAAGCCATGCGCGACAGCATCGGAATCCAGGAAACAGGTGGCGTCGGCTATGTATCCGGCCTTCCTTCCAATGAAGGACCACAGCATAAGAAACAGTAA
- a CDS encoding alkaline phosphatase yields MGSKKVTGLSLAAALAFSSLGFAGSVKTEVEAKDKKKEPTNVIMMVMDGTSAGATSLARWYKGEDLAMDEIAIGGVRTYSAESAITDSAPAATALATGNKSNDKVVGLLPKVVSSPGVEQIKEEDQLRPVANVLEAAKLDGKSTGIISTSEIQHATPAGFSSHAPHRSNYNDIAEQQVYQGIDVVLGGGKESLTPQGREDGEDLLKVIDSRGYDVVETRKDLMKSNSEKLWGAFAPSAMAYDIDREKTRKNEPTLAEMTKKGIDTLSKNKEGFFLFVEGSKVDWAAHANDPIGMIGDVLAFDDAVNEALEFAKKDGNTMVIAVSDHGNSGITMGNVNTNASYPSTPVSAYIDPLKKASMTLEGATGKLKADRSNMKQVAALYGLDNLTKEEIEALKASKNLNGDLSKMLASRANLGFTTGGHTGEDVFLYAYGPSRPYGMVENTDLPKKMADFMGVNLEKTTDKLFVNARESFEKKGYKTRIDVTDENNPVFVAEKNKKKIEMPANKNIVTVTDKKKSKTKTLDGVTVYNGKDFYVSDKALKEAK; encoded by the coding sequence ATGGGATCGAAAAAGGTGACCGGCCTATCATTGGCCGCAGCTCTGGCCTTTTCATCACTGGGCTTTGCAGGGTCAGTGAAAACAGAGGTGGAAGCTAAGGACAAGAAAAAGGAACCGACCAACGTGATCATGATGGTCATGGATGGGACAAGTGCCGGGGCAACATCACTCGCCCGTTGGTACAAGGGTGAGGACTTGGCTATGGATGAGATTGCCATAGGCGGCGTCCGTACCTATTCAGCAGAGTCGGCGATTACGGATTCAGCACCCGCAGCCACCGCTCTTGCAACAGGGAATAAAAGCAATGATAAGGTCGTGGGCCTTCTGCCTAAAGTGGTCAGTTCTCCGGGAGTGGAACAGATCAAAGAGGAAGACCAATTACGGCCTGTTGCCAACGTACTCGAAGCAGCCAAACTTGATGGGAAGTCCACCGGGATCATCTCTACCTCCGAAATTCAGCATGCGACTCCGGCCGGCTTCTCCTCCCACGCCCCACATCGCAGCAACTATAATGACATTGCCGAACAGCAGGTGTATCAAGGAATCGATGTCGTTCTTGGCGGCGGGAAGGAATCCCTGACACCGCAGGGCCGAGAGGATGGCGAAGATCTGCTGAAGGTGATTGATTCGAGGGGTTATGACGTTGTAGAAACACGCAAAGACCTCATGAAGTCCAACTCTGAGAAGCTTTGGGGAGCGTTTGCCCCTTCTGCCATGGCGTATGATATCGACCGTGAGAAGACGCGCAAAAACGAACCAACACTTGCCGAGATGACGAAGAAAGGGATCGATACCCTGTCCAAGAATAAAGAAGGGTTCTTCCTCTTCGTAGAGGGAAGCAAAGTCGACTGGGCGGCCCACGCCAATGATCCAATCGGCATGATCGGGGATGTGCTTGCATTCGATGACGCGGTCAATGAAGCGCTGGAATTTGCCAAAAAAGACGGAAACACCATGGTCATAGCCGTATCCGATCACGGGAACAGCGGCATCACGATGGGGAATGTCAATACGAACGCAAGCTATCCGAGCACACCGGTTTCAGCCTATATCGATCCGTTGAAAAAGGCGAGCATGACCCTTGAAGGTGCGACAGGTAAGCTCAAAGCCGATCGCTCGAATATGAAGCAGGTCGCCGCTCTCTATGGGCTGGATAACCTCACGAAGGAAGAGATTGAAGCCCTGAAGGCATCGAAGAACCTGAACGGAGACCTTTCCAAAATGCTTGCAAGCCGTGCGAACCTTGGCTTCACCACAGGCGGGCACACGGGTGAGGATGTATTCCTGTACGCCTACGGACCGTCCAGACCATACGGAATGGTAGAGAACACCGACCTGCCGAAGAAGATGGCTGATTTCATGGGTGTGAACCTGGAGAAGACAACGGACAAATTATTCGTCAATGCACGGGAATCCTTTGAGAAAAAAGGCTACAAAACCCGTATTGACGTGACGGATGAGAACAATCCTGTATTTGTAGCCGAGAAGAATAAGAAGAAAATTGAAATGCCTGCGAACAAAAATATCGTCACGGTGACGGATAAGAAAAAGTCCAAAACGAAGACCCTCGATGGAGTGACGGTTTATAACGGAAAGGACTTCTATGTGTCGGACAAAGCGTTGAAGGAAGCGAAATAA
- the pdxA gene encoding 4-hydroxythreonine-4-phosphate dehydrogenase PdxA yields MSKKPIVGITMGDGAGVGPEIIIKSLQHQHLYEQAHPIVIGDASRLDKANEILGNKVKIVRLEDTDAFDTTEHGTVHCLDLHLLPEDLPFGKVSAEAGNAAFHYLKKAIELANQQKISAICTAPLNKEALHKGGHQYPGHTEILAELTGTADFSMMLSSPKLKVIHVTTHVGLLDAINMIEPDRVLRVIKLAHDTLSKSGVAAPKIGVCGINPHAGENGLFGYGEEEEKIIPAIERAQGDGINVEGPLPADTLFFRAQRGDFDIVVAMYHDQGHGPIKVLGLESGVNITVGLPIIRTSVDHGTAFDIAGKGIADEGSMLEALHQAIELAPK; encoded by the coding sequence ATGAGTAAGAAACCAATCGTCGGCATCACAATGGGGGATGGGGCTGGTGTGGGCCCGGAAATCATCATTAAGAGCCTCCAGCACCAACATCTATATGAACAGGCTCACCCCATCGTCATCGGGGATGCTTCAAGACTGGATAAAGCGAATGAAATCCTTGGCAATAAAGTAAAAATCGTACGCTTGGAGGATACAGACGCATTCGATACAACCGAGCACGGAACCGTTCATTGCCTGGATCTGCACCTGCTGCCTGAGGACCTTCCATTCGGAAAAGTGTCGGCTGAAGCCGGAAACGCAGCTTTTCATTATCTTAAGAAAGCAATCGAATTAGCCAATCAGCAGAAAATCAGTGCGATCTGCACGGCACCATTAAATAAAGAAGCTCTCCATAAAGGAGGGCATCAGTATCCTGGCCATACAGAGATTCTGGCAGAGTTGACAGGTACAGCCGATTTCTCCATGATGCTATCGTCACCTAAATTGAAAGTGATCCATGTGACCACTCATGTCGGCCTGTTGGATGCAATCAATATGATCGAACCGGATCGGGTACTGAGGGTTATCAAACTGGCGCACGACACCCTTTCCAAATCAGGAGTGGCAGCTCCGAAGATCGGTGTGTGCGGAATCAACCCTCATGCTGGCGAAAATGGACTATTCGGTTATGGAGAAGAAGAAGAGAAAATCATTCCCGCAATCGAACGTGCCCAAGGAGACGGGATTAACGTAGAAGGCCCTCTCCCAGCGGACACACTTTTCTTCCGTGCCCAAAGGGGCGACTTCGACATCGTCGTCGCCATGTATCATGACCAGGGCCACGGACCGATCAAAGTTCTCGGATTAGAATCAGGTGTCAACATCACCGTCGGACTCCCGATCATCCGGACAAGCGTTGATCACGGAACGGCGTTTGATATTGCCGGCAAAGGAATCGCCGACGAAGGCAGCATGCTGGAAGCCCTTCATCAGGCAATTGAACTTGCACCTAAGTAA
- the ahpF gene encoding alkyl hydroperoxide reductase subunit F, with protein sequence MLDANIKAQLEQYLQMLESDILLKVSAGEDKVSQDMLSLVDQLATMSPRIKVENTELERTPSFSVNRIGEDTGITFAGVPLGHEFTSLVLALLQVSGRAPKVDQTVIDQIKNVKGEYHFESYISLTCHNCPDVVQALNIMSLLNDGISHTMIDGAAFKDEVESKEIMAVPTVFLNGEEFGSGRMTLEEMLNKMGSGPDAAEFADKDPYDVLVVGGGPAGASAAIYAARKGIRTGLVAERFGGQVMDTLGIENFISMTKTEGPKLVASLEEHVKDYNIDVMNLQRAKGLEKKDLVELELENGAVLRSKTVILSTGARWRNVGVPGEAEFKNKGVAYCPHCDGPLFEGKDVAVIGGGNSGVEAAIDLAGIVKHVTVLEFMPELKADAVLQERLNSLPNVTVVKNAQTKEITGTDKVNGITYIDRATEEEHHVELAGVFVQIGLVPNTEWLGDSLEKTRMGEIVVDKHGATSMPGVFAAGDCTDSAYKQIIISMGSGATASLGAFDYMIRN encoded by the coding sequence ATGTTGGATGCAAATATCAAAGCACAGCTAGAACAGTATCTTCAAATGTTAGAGAGCGATATTTTGCTCAAGGTGAGTGCTGGAGAAGACAAGGTATCGCAAGACATGCTCTCATTGGTGGATCAGCTTGCGACCATGTCTCCCCGCATCAAAGTGGAGAACACTGAACTGGAACGCACACCAAGCTTCAGCGTCAATCGCATAGGCGAAGATACCGGCATCACATTTGCCGGCGTCCCGCTGGGGCACGAGTTCACTTCATTGGTCCTTGCTTTGCTGCAAGTGAGCGGCAGGGCACCGAAAGTCGATCAAACCGTGATCGACCAGATCAAAAATGTGAAGGGTGAATACCACTTCGAGTCGTATATCAGCCTCACATGCCACAACTGCCCTGATGTCGTACAGGCCCTAAACATCATGAGTCTCCTCAATGACGGAATCTCTCATACGATGATTGACGGCGCTGCGTTCAAAGATGAAGTCGAAAGCAAAGAAATCATGGCGGTCCCGACTGTATTCCTGAATGGTGAAGAGTTCGGAAGCGGTCGTATGACCCTTGAAGAAATGCTGAACAAAATGGGTAGCGGCCCTGATGCAGCTGAATTCGCCGATAAAGATCCATATGATGTCCTCGTAGTCGGTGGCGGTCCCGCTGGTGCAAGTGCTGCGATCTACGCGGCGCGTAAAGGTATTCGCACCGGACTTGTAGCCGAGCGCTTTGGTGGACAGGTGATGGACACCCTCGGCATCGAGAACTTCATCAGCATGACCAAGACGGAAGGTCCGAAACTTGTCGCAAGCCTCGAAGAACACGTGAAGGATTACAACATCGACGTGATGAACCTTCAGCGTGCCAAGGGCCTCGAGAAGAAAGACCTCGTCGAATTGGAACTTGAAAACGGTGCGGTCCTCAGGAGTAAGACCGTCATCCTTTCAACAGGTGCCCGCTGGCGTAACGTCGGCGTCCCTGGCGAAGCAGAATTCAAGAACAAAGGGGTAGCTTACTGCCCTCACTGTGACGGACCATTGTTCGAAGGAAAAGATGTAGCGGTCATCGGCGGAGGAAACTCCGGCGTCGAAGCAGCCATCGATCTTGCAGGGATCGTCAAGCATGTGACCGTCCTTGAATTCATGCCTGAGCTGAAAGCCGATGCTGTACTGCAGGAACGCCTCAACAGCCTTCCAAACGTCACGGTCGTGAAAAACGCCCAGACGAAAGAGATCACGGGTACCGACAAGGTGAACGGGATCACGTACATCGATCGTGCGACAGAAGAAGAGCATCACGTGGAACTTGCCGGCGTATTCGTTCAGATCGGTCTTGTACCGAACACGGAATGGCTCGGTGACTCCCTTGAGAAAACACGCATGGGTGAGATCGTTGTCGATAAGCACGGTGCAACCAGCATGCCTGGTGTCTTCGCTGCCGGAGACTGCACGGACAGTGCCTACAAGCAGATCATCATCTCCATGGGATCAGGTGCCACCGCATCACTTGGTGCGTTTGATTACATGATCCGGAACTAA